A window from Mogibacterium neglectum encodes these proteins:
- a CDS encoding FtsW/RodA/SpoVE family cell cycle protein, which translates to MAVYILMKSIMSLLSTRVTPEVWGYLSVEDGVTLPITHWENIIGRSSSVDLRIELDTISNTQALLIRRKDGKWMFKDLNSKNGTIINGIQLIPRKKYIINPGDEIVMGGAKCTLAAISVEEEKNNDAMRSMDKKPVSPWPLMVAITAFQFLTMIQLIIGMGTNLTPGALLSIPLLSATMWIYVILFRAMGSKGFEMEMIAFFMSTIGLAVTTSANPSLTMKQYMATLVGIFIFIFMCIYMRDLKRTEKIKPVLAVLAIGLLLFNVIFGTTKFGAANWVTVGGISIQPSEIVKLAFICIGAATMENLFNKKNLYGFMLFSLFCLACLAKMGDFGGALIFFVTYLVISFLRSGDFSRLILTIGAAGIMGILVLRFKPYILSRFNAWGHVWEPDFINGMGYQQTRTMSYASGGGLLGLGAGNGSLKTVAASNTDLVFGFVTEEWGLIISILLVLCIITLSLFAVNSIVAGRSAFYTIAACGAATMMIFQTMLNIFGAVDLFPLTGVTFPFVSTGGTSAMCSWAMLAYFKAADMRKDASLAIKRRP; encoded by the coding sequence TTGGCAGTTTACATTCTTATGAAATCCATCATGTCGCTACTCTCAACAAGGGTGACTCCAGAGGTCTGGGGTTACCTATCTGTTGAGGATGGTGTTACACTCCCAATCACGCATTGGGAGAACATAATCGGCAGATCATCATCTGTTGACCTACGTATTGAGCTCGATACGATTTCCAATACGCAGGCGCTTTTGATTCGCCGTAAAGACGGAAAATGGATGTTCAAGGATTTGAATTCCAAGAATGGAACTATTATCAATGGGATTCAGCTCATTCCGCGTAAGAAATACATAATAAATCCTGGCGACGAAATCGTAATGGGTGGTGCAAAGTGCACACTCGCTGCGATAAGCGTCGAAGAGGAAAAGAATAATGATGCTATGCGCTCGATGGACAAGAAACCTGTCTCGCCATGGCCGCTTATGGTTGCTATCACTGCATTTCAATTTCTGACGATGATACAGCTGATAATTGGCATGGGGACGAACCTCACTCCGGGGGCGCTTCTTTCAATTCCGCTGCTTTCTGCTACTATGTGGATTTATGTGATTCTCTTTAGGGCGATGGGTAGCAAGGGATTTGAGATGGAGATGATAGCATTCTTCATGTCGACTATAGGACTAGCGGTTACGACCTCTGCAAATCCTTCACTCACTATGAAACAGTATATGGCGACGCTTGTTGGTATCTTTATATTCATATTCATGTGCATATATATGCGTGACCTCAAGAGGACGGAGAAGATTAAGCCAGTGCTCGCTGTGCTTGCTATAGGGCTTTTGCTGTTCAATGTGATATTTGGAACGACTAAATTTGGAGCTGCCAACTGGGTTACAGTCGGTGGCATCTCAATTCAGCCTTCTGAAATCGTCAAGCTCGCATTCATATGCATCGGGGCAGCGACGATGGAGAATCTATTCAACAAGAAAAATCTCTACGGCTTCATGCTGTTTTCATTGTTCTGTCTGGCTTGCCTTGCTAAGATGGGAGACTTCGGAGGTGCGCTTATCTTCTTCGTTACGTATCTGGTAATTTCGTTCCTGAGGAGTGGTGATTTTTCGAGACTTATACTCACGATAGGGGCGGCTGGAATCATGGGTATACTTGTACTCCGATTTAAGCCATACATACTGAGCAGATTCAATGCTTGGGGGCATGTGTGGGAACCAGATTTCATCAACGGTATGGGATATCAGCAGACTAGAACCATGTCTTATGCATCTGGTGGAGGTCTCCTCGGCCTTGGCGCAGGGAATGGGTCTCTAAAGACCGTTGCAGCCTCCAACACAGACCTCGTATTCGGGTTTGTCACTGAAGAATGGGGCCTCATAATATCAATTCTGCTCGTTCTATGTATCATTACACTTTCGCTGTTTGCGGTAAATTCAATCGTGGCAGGAAGATCGGCTTTCTACACGATAGCAGCGTGCGGTGCTGCGACGATGATGATTTTTCAGACCATGCTAAATATATTTGGAGCAGTAGACCTGTTTCCGCTAACTGGAGTTACTTTCCCATTCGTCTCTACGGGTGGTACGAGTGCGATGTGTTCATGGGCAATGCTGGCGTACTTTAAGGCTGCGGATATGCGTAAGGATGCAAGCCTTGCGATTAAGAGGAGACCATGA
- a CDS encoding glutamine--tRNA ligase/YqeY domain fusion protein: protein MAIEKEHSPETTMRSNFIHNMIDEDLAEGKYQEVYTRFPPEPNGYLHIGHAKSICLNFGTAKKYGGKCNLRYDDTNPVKEDMEYVNSIEEDVRWLGFEWDEKRWASDYFDTMYDAAIELIKKGKAYVCELTAEQMKEYRGTLTEPGKESPYRNRSIDENLALFEDMRSGKYSDGEAVLRAKIDMSSPNINMRDPIIYRVAHATHHNTGDKWCIYPMYDFAHPIEDAIEGISHSICTLEFEDHRPLYDWVLNEVGFWNPQPRQIEFARLNITNMLMSKRYLKKLVDEGTVSGWDDPRMPTIAGIRRRGYTPEAIRSFCDDIGVAKSNSTVDFAQLETSVRDDLQFKVAARNVVMNPIKVVITNYPEGQIETCEVENNRNAPELGERKIPFGRELWIDGDDFMEVPIKKYFRLFPGNEVRLKGGYFITCKEVVKNEDGSIKELLCTYDPETKSGTEGGNRKVKGTIHFVEASTAVKIKIREYQPLMIENEEGNLELNPDSLHETWGYAEPSVSDVKAGERFQFFRKGYYIADSELTTDYEKVFNSIVSLKSSWKK from the coding sequence ATGGCTATCGAAAAAGAGCATTCACCAGAAACTACGATGAGAAGCAATTTCATTCACAACATGATAGATGAGGATTTAGCGGAAGGTAAGTACCAAGAGGTTTACACGAGATTTCCACCGGAACCCAACGGATACCTGCATATTGGACACGCTAAGTCCATTTGCCTTAACTTCGGAACTGCTAAGAAATACGGCGGCAAATGCAACCTAAGATACGATGACACCAACCCTGTAAAGGAGGATATGGAATACGTAAATTCAATCGAGGAGGATGTTCGCTGGCTCGGATTCGAGTGGGACGAGAAGAGATGGGCTTCTGACTACTTTGATACAATGTATGATGCAGCGATTGAGCTGATTAAGAAAGGCAAGGCTTATGTATGTGAGCTTACAGCTGAGCAGATGAAGGAGTACAGAGGAACGCTTACTGAGCCTGGCAAGGAGAGTCCGTATAGAAATAGGTCGATTGATGAGAACCTAGCTCTATTTGAAGATATGAGATCTGGGAAGTATAGTGATGGAGAGGCGGTGCTTCGTGCCAAGATTGACATGAGCTCACCTAACATCAACATGAGAGATCCTATTATATACAGAGTTGCACATGCTACTCATCACAATACGGGAGACAAATGGTGCATATATCCGATGTACGATTTCGCACATCCGATTGAAGACGCGATTGAAGGAATCTCGCATTCTATCTGTACGCTCGAGTTTGAGGATCACAGACCACTGTACGATTGGGTGCTCAATGAAGTTGGTTTCTGGAATCCACAGCCAAGACAGATTGAGTTCGCAAGGCTCAATATTACCAATATGCTTATGAGTAAGAGATATCTCAAGAAACTCGTTGATGAAGGCACTGTTTCAGGATGGGATGATCCACGCATGCCTACAATTGCAGGTATAAGAAGACGTGGATATACACCAGAGGCAATCAGAAGCTTCTGCGACGATATCGGTGTAGCTAAGTCCAACTCGACAGTAGACTTTGCACAGCTCGAGACTAGCGTGCGTGACGATCTCCAGTTTAAGGTTGCAGCTCGCAATGTTGTAATGAATCCGATTAAGGTAGTGATTACAAACTATCCCGAAGGTCAGATTGAGACTTGCGAGGTTGAGAATAACAGAAATGCGCCAGAGCTTGGAGAGAGAAAAATTCCGTTTGGTCGTGAGCTATGGATAGACGGAGATGATTTTATGGAAGTACCTATCAAGAAGTATTTCAGATTATTCCCTGGCAACGAGGTTAGACTTAAGGGTGGTTATTTTATCACCTGCAAGGAGGTTGTTAAGAACGAAGATGGCTCCATCAAGGAACTGCTCTGCACTTACGATCCAGAGACTAAAAGTGGAACCGAAGGCGGAAATCGCAAGGTAAAGGGCACAATTCACTTCGTAGAGGCTTCTACAGCAGTGAAGATTAAGATACGAGAGTATCAGCCACTCATGATTGAAAATGAAGAGGGCAATCTAGAACTAAATCCTGATTCGTTGCACGAGACCTGGGGCTATGCTGAGCCATCAGTTTCTGATGTCAAAGCTGGCGAGAGATTCCAGTTCTTCCGCAAGGGGTATTATATTGCGGATAGCGAGCTAACGACTGATTACGAGAAGGTGTTTAACAGTATCGTAAGTCTCAAGAGCTCCTGGAAGAAATAG
- a CDS encoding ABC transporter ATP-binding protein/permease has protein sequence MIKLQHVNKFFNKRKANEIHVINDTSLELPETGIVALLGPSGCGKTTLLNAIGGLDKVNSGKIFIDDACISKMRSSKVDSIRNAKIGYIFQNFNLLDRMTVFENVAIALRMIGIKDKHVIKERVNYCLKSVGIYQFRNKTTDALSGGQRQRVAIARAIVKNPRIIIADEPTGNLDSANTIEVMNIIKTISKDRLVLLVTHEKKIAEFYSSRIIDMKDGKVIGDRENDTDNYLDYQLENKIYLKDMPKHDSYGKQDIQVDVYSDGLSEAGIKLVLRAGNLYVDTGGRYNVVDENSNIELIDDHYSAMDSSIYENNRFEYDKYLPEGYKAKYTSLYSPIKMFTNGIRTISKFNRLKKLLLIGFMFASIFTFIAISNVLGVLDIKEKDFLTTNANYITVNNTKKNQTLVETLRNVEGARAAFAGNTQVTLKMPFTEYLQTSNYEMQFGASITPVSVLKKSELYKGKLPTDNKGIVIDKMLVDKMFKSRVVQEAGMIKTSDLIGRKIKVKNLGEFTITGISNINSPSAFFADSCCQDVLMYSQSTSTLDAPSSMPIEDANEGSNQDSDNPITDYAYAPSSLKIKKGKAPANDYEVVVRDTHEEDMPLNKEITAKVNNHKLKVVGYYTTDSQDDDAYYTTNHTILLGYISKQRVVSVYSDDPGALADKLTEQGYSVQINYDRDKEKYKLSEAQNFRSTVTAAGIIILVALIELFLMLRSSLLSRIREVGTMRAIGLRKRDIYKMFIGEIAVITMITAIPGIAATYYVLSHTTALFGAKFYIAPWVAVLSFLVLLLFNLIVGLMPVFQTMRKTPAAILARVDI, from the coding sequence ATGATTAAGTTGCAGCATGTAAATAAGTTTTTCAATAAGCGTAAAGCCAATGAAATACATGTAATTAACGACACCTCTCTGGAGTTACCCGAGACTGGTATTGTAGCGCTACTCGGACCATCTGGATGCGGCAAGACGACGCTTTTAAATGCTATCGGAGGACTTGATAAGGTTAATTCTGGAAAGATATTTATCGATGATGCGTGTATATCCAAGATGAGATCATCGAAGGTAGATTCGATACGCAATGCTAAGATAGGGTATATTTTCCAGAACTTCAATCTGCTTGACAGGATGACGGTATTCGAAAATGTCGCAATTGCGCTTAGAATGATTGGGATCAAAGATAAGCATGTAATCAAAGAACGTGTTAATTACTGCCTAAAGTCAGTAGGAATCTATCAGTTTAGAAACAAGACGACCGATGCGCTCTCAGGAGGACAAAGACAGCGCGTGGCAATCGCGCGTGCCATTGTCAAGAATCCGCGCATCATCATAGCCGACGAGCCGACCGGAAACCTCGATAGTGCGAACACAATCGAGGTCATGAACATCATCAAGACTATTTCCAAGGACAGACTCGTTCTGCTCGTAACACACGAGAAGAAAATAGCGGAGTTCTATTCATCAAGAATCATAGACATGAAGGATGGAAAGGTAATTGGTGATAGAGAAAATGATACCGATAACTATCTAGATTATCAGCTTGAGAATAAGATATACCTCAAGGACATGCCTAAGCATGATTCGTATGGAAAACAAGATATTCAGGTTGATGTTTACAGTGACGGGCTTTCTGAGGCTGGTATAAAGCTAGTTCTTAGAGCTGGCAATCTGTACGTAGACACAGGTGGCAGATATAACGTGGTAGACGAGAATTCTAATATCGAACTAATAGATGATCATTACTCGGCGATGGATTCCAGTATCTACGAGAACAATCGCTTCGAGTATGACAAGTATCTGCCTGAAGGATACAAGGCAAAATACACTTCGCTTTATTCGCCAATCAAGATGTTTACGAATGGGATAAGGACAATCTCCAAATTCAACAGACTTAAGAAACTGCTATTGATCGGATTTATGTTTGCTTCGATATTTACATTCATTGCTATAAGTAATGTGCTGGGAGTACTGGATATCAAAGAAAAAGATTTTCTCACTACTAATGCGAACTACATTACTGTAAATAACACCAAGAAGAATCAGACACTCGTAGAAACACTGCGAAATGTAGAGGGCGCGAGAGCTGCATTTGCAGGGAATACGCAGGTGACACTCAAGATGCCGTTCACTGAATACCTTCAGACTTCGAATTATGAGATGCAGTTTGGAGCATCGATAACACCTGTGAGTGTACTCAAGAAATCAGAGTTGTACAAAGGCAAACTGCCGACTGACAATAAGGGTATTGTTATAGACAAGATGTTGGTAGACAAAATGTTCAAATCGAGAGTTGTCCAGGAAGCAGGTATGATTAAGACCTCCGACCTAATCGGAAGAAAAATTAAAGTGAAGAATCTTGGAGAATTTACAATTACAGGAATCTCCAATATAAATTCGCCATCAGCATTCTTTGCAGACAGCTGCTGCCAGGATGTGCTCATGTATAGCCAGTCAACCTCGACACTCGATGCACCTTCTAGCATGCCAATAGAAGATGCGAATGAAGGATCCAATCAAGATAGCGATAATCCGATTACAGATTATGCTTATGCACCTTCTTCGCTTAAGATTAAGAAGGGTAAGGCACCAGCGAACGACTACGAGGTTGTAGTACGCGATACGCATGAAGAGGATATGCCACTCAATAAGGAGATCACCGCAAAGGTAAATAATCACAAACTCAAGGTAGTCGGATACTACACGACAGATTCGCAGGATGATGATGCATACTACACGACTAATCACACTATCCTGCTAGGATATATATCAAAGCAGAGAGTGGTATCAGTATACTCAGATGACCCAGGTGCGCTTGCAGATAAACTTACCGAACAGGGATATTCGGTTCAAATCAATTATGACCGAGATAAGGAGAAGTACAAGCTTTCAGAAGCGCAAAACTTCAGAAGTACAGTCACCGCAGCAGGGATTATCATCTTAGTTGCACTAATAGAGCTTTTCCTGATGCTGAGGTCATCATTACTTTCTAGAATTAGGGAAGTGGGCACGATGAGAGCGATAGGACTAAGGAAGCGTGATATCTATAAGATGTTTATAGGTGAGATTGCAGTAATAACGATGATTACAGCAATTCCAGGCATAGCAGCAACCTATTACGTGCTCAGCCATACCACCGCACTGTTTGGAGCGAAGTTTTATATTGCACCTTGGGTTGCAGTTCTGTCGTTTCTAGTTCTACTACTGTTTAACCTAATAGTTGGATTGATGCCGGTCTTCCAGACGATGCGCAAGACACCGGCAGCGATATTGGCAAGGGTGGATATATAG
- a CDS encoding ABC transporter ATP-binding protein/permease, which translates to MSHMIELHKVSKYYTNKDTVSTGLSRIDLNLDMGEFVAITGESGSGKSTLLNVISGLDTYEEGEMFVGGQDTSAFKTEDYERYRKTFIGNIFQDFNLVNSYSVYQNIELSMLMCGMKHSECKDHVNELIELVDLGEYRRTKASRLSGGQKQRVAIARALAKDAPIIVADEPTGNLDTVSAAKVIETLYRISKDKLVVIVTHNYEQVEKFITRKITVHDGKIIEDKKVRERQTIEFHSDNEQSLDNEQQGSGEQTDSEVRHSQETSQNKEKESDTFEPELIIPGVEEGEFEAADSNNFDVPEDSRYSDVVNRITREELEGNEVSPAPMRRGRVARSMEREAEEADGAKKEVKAERVESQRYAEMRDKKTGHNASKLTRHDEMGLGNELRLGIRNTFNLPTKFILLFIIYIFVATSVLGQYSSTKESLHRQDINSLGHQYFSNTSADRIIVKKSDNSAFTDEDYAQIKKLKHVKSIIKEDPVVDAKITLDSNIFMTGLLYPGQKIKAKELTYGKLPEQENDIVVVTDKSTMTYDALKGNRDELLGKEFDLMGDEDGETLQVGKVRVTGVIVYDDTFKSGINPSNGTVKYYCSDALARKVVMNTLSTRSSAVVDFSGQKVKKANARSYIESNSNVPKGESYIYEDQTKNYKDDKWQNKPLNISISNIYYSADITLKTTKSVSKSSAQKLLGLSKDDYETKNARVYINPEDYNALYNRGNYQISVFADNDLNVNTLASSIDRFGVYKTFAMKKMISKDPLPQLFLVKLVQVVFTAIGFVVLFFIAYMIIRLIMRSRNSYYATLRILGGTRKNTSAILRIELLMMMVIALAVNFVGIYLTSKGLVNVKALKNALLYLEFKDYIILTVALMLMSLLIANRYSRKIFKKSAMNIYREED; encoded by the coding sequence ATGTCACACATGATTGAACTGCATAAGGTGTCCAAGTATTACACCAACAAGGATACCGTCAGTACAGGACTATCTAGAATAGATCTCAACCTAGACATGGGCGAGTTCGTTGCTATTACAGGGGAAAGTGGGAGCGGTAAATCCACCTTGCTTAACGTAATCTCTGGACTTGACACTTACGAAGAAGGTGAAATGTTCGTTGGCGGACAGGACACAAGCGCCTTCAAGACGGAGGATTACGAGAGATATAGGAAGACCTTTATCGGAAATATTTTCCAGGATTTTAATCTTGTGAACAGCTATAGCGTGTATCAGAATATCGAGCTGTCGATGCTGATGTGCGGTATGAAGCACAGCGAGTGCAAGGACCATGTAAATGAACTTATCGAACTCGTAGACCTCGGTGAATACAGAAGGACTAAAGCATCGAGACTTTCCGGCGGGCAGAAGCAGAGAGTAGCGATTGCGCGTGCGCTTGCCAAGGATGCACCTATCATAGTTGCGGATGAGCCAACAGGCAATCTCGATACGGTTTCAGCTGCAAAGGTTATTGAAACACTTTACAGGATATCTAAGGACAAGCTTGTAGTTATCGTAACTCACAACTACGAGCAGGTTGAAAAATTCATCACCCGAAAGATAACAGTTCATGACGGAAAGATAATAGAGGATAAAAAGGTCAGAGAACGTCAAACAATAGAGTTCCATTCAGATAATGAGCAATCCCTGGATAACGAGCAGCAGGGTTCCGGTGAACAGACGGATAGCGAGGTGCGACATAGTCAAGAAACTAGTCAGAATAAAGAGAAGGAAAGCGATACATTTGAACCAGAACTAATAATTCCTGGGGTCGAGGAAGGCGAGTTTGAAGCGGCAGATTCTAACAATTTTGACGTGCCAGAAGATTCTAGATACTCAGACGTTGTAAATAGAATCACACGGGAAGAGCTTGAAGGCAATGAGGTATCGCCAGCCCCTATGCGTAGGGGTAGAGTGGCTAGAAGTATGGAGAGAGAAGCTGAAGAGGCTGATGGTGCGAAAAAGGAAGTTAAGGCAGAGAGGGTAGAATCTCAAAGGTACGCTGAAATGCGTGATAAGAAAACCGGGCATAATGCATCCAAATTGACTCGTCATGATGAGATGGGACTAGGTAATGAATTAAGACTTGGTATCAGGAATACGTTCAATCTACCGACCAAGTTTATTCTATTGTTCATAATCTATATATTCGTTGCGACATCGGTGCTAGGACAGTATTCGTCCACGAAAGAGTCACTGCACAGGCAAGATATCAATAGCCTTGGTCATCAGTATTTTAGCAACACTAGTGCAGATCGAATCATCGTAAAGAAGTCAGATAACTCTGCATTTACGGATGAGGATTATGCACAGATTAAAAAGCTAAAGCATGTCAAAAGCATCATCAAGGAAGATCCAGTTGTGGATGCAAAAATTACTCTTGATTCAAATATCTTTATGACAGGACTTCTCTATCCAGGGCAGAAGATAAAGGCTAAAGAACTAACCTATGGAAAGCTGCCCGAGCAGGAAAATGACATAGTCGTGGTAACAGATAAGTCTACGATGACCTACGATGCGCTGAAGGGTAATAGAGACGAACTTCTCGGCAAGGAATTTGACCTTATGGGAGACGAGGATGGAGAAACCCTTCAAGTTGGAAAGGTCAGAGTGACGGGCGTTATAGTTTATGATGATACATTTAAATCTGGAATCAACCCAAGCAATGGAACCGTAAAGTACTACTGCAGCGATGCGCTTGCGAGAAAAGTAGTAATGAACACACTTAGCACGAGGTCAAGTGCTGTAGTCGACTTCAGCGGTCAGAAGGTTAAAAAAGCCAATGCTAGGTCGTATATAGAATCGAATTCCAACGTACCAAAGGGTGAATCATACATCTATGAAGATCAGACTAAGAACTACAAAGACGACAAATGGCAGAATAAACCGCTTAACATCTCAATCTCAAATATATACTATTCTGCGGATATTACACTCAAAACTACAAAGAGTGTGAGTAAGAGTAGCGCACAGAAGCTGCTCGGACTTTCGAAGGATGATTATGAAACAAAAAATGCGAGAGTCTATATAAATCCTGAAGATTATAACGCCTTATACAATCGAGGGAATTATCAGATAAGTGTATTTGCAGATAACGACCTCAATGTGAATACTCTGGCTTCATCAATCGACAGGTTCGGCGTATACAAGACATTCGCGATGAAGAAGATGATCAGCAAGGATCCTTTACCACAGCTATTCTTGGTAAAACTGGTTCAGGTTGTTTTCACGGCTATAGGGTTTGTGGTGCTATTCTTTATCGCCTATATGATAATAAGACTTATCATGAGGTCGAGAAATTCGTACTATGCGACACTAAGAATTCTCGGTGGTACGAGGAAGAATACGAGTGCGATTCTGCGCATCGAATTATTGATGATGATGGTAATTGCGCTTGCGGTAAATTTCGTGGGTATTTATCTTACCTCGAAGGGACTGGTAAACGTAAAGGCACTTAAAAATGCGCTATTATATCTAGAATTTAAGGATTATATTATTCTTACGGTAGCGCTTATGCTTATGTCTCTTCTCATTGCAAACAGATATTCGCGCAAAATTTTCAAGAAGTCAGCGATGAACATTTATAGAGAGGAGGACTAA
- a CDS encoding class II fumarate hydratase yields MEYKIEHDTMGEVKVPSDKLWGAQTQRSSMNFKVGKRMPIEVIRAFAYLKNAAACANMDLGRLAPGKASYIMIVCDQILNGELDDNFPLVVYQTGSGTQTNMNVNEVIAGRAKEMAGVAVLHPNDDVNMSQSSNDTFPTAMSIASVFVFEDRVLPALTTMIETLKSLEEKYMKVIKTGRTHLQDAVPMTFGQEISGWRSMLEHDYDNIEKSLDGLREIALGGTAVGTGLNAPDGFAERAAEALSSLTKKEFITAPNKFHSLSSKDAYVFAHGALKALAADLMKMANDIRWLSSGPRCGLGEIKIPENEPGSSIMPGKVNPTQTESATMVAVRVMGNDTVVGMAASQGNFELNVFMPVLIDAFIESANLLADSLISLEEKCVRGITVNTDKMDENAHRSLMVAAALNLYIGYENAAKVAKKAHADNSTLCEAGTSLGLFTAEEYGEWIDLMAMTGAEK; encoded by the coding sequence ATGGAATACAAGATAGAACACGATACGATGGGCGAAGTAAAGGTGCCATCAGATAAACTGTGGGGCGCACAGACACAACGCAGTTCAATGAACTTCAAGGTTGGAAAGCGCATGCCAATTGAGGTTATCCGTGCATTTGCATACCTTAAAAATGCTGCTGCTTGCGCCAATATGGATCTCGGCAGGCTTGCGCCTGGGAAGGCTTCTTACATAATGATAGTTTGCGATCAGATTCTGAATGGCGAGTTAGATGATAACTTCCCGCTCGTCGTATACCAGACTGGCAGCGGTACGCAGACCAATATGAATGTAAATGAGGTCATTGCTGGACGTGCAAAGGAGATGGCTGGCGTAGCGGTACTTCATCCAAATGATGATGTCAATATGTCACAGAGCTCTAATGATACATTCCCAACAGCTATGAGCATTGCATCGGTGTTTGTATTCGAAGATAGAGTATTACCAGCGTTAACTACTATGATAGAGACACTCAAATCACTTGAAGAGAAATACATGAAAGTCATAAAGACTGGAAGAACTCATCTGCAGGATGCTGTTCCGATGACCTTTGGGCAGGAAATAAGTGGATGGCGGTCGATGCTTGAGCATGACTATGATAACATTGAGAAGTCGCTCGATGGACTAAGAGAAATCGCTCTCGGTGGAACGGCAGTGGGTACTGGGCTAAATGCACCAGATGGATTTGCTGAGCGAGCTGCCGAAGCACTTTCGAGTCTGACCAAGAAAGAATTTATCACAGCACCTAACAAGTTCCATTCCTTGAGTTCCAAGGATGCGTATGTATTTGCCCACGGTGCGCTCAAGGCTCTTGCTGCGGACTTGATGAAGATGGCTAATGATATTAGGTGGCTATCTAGCGGTCCAAGATGCGGACTTGGTGAGATTAAGATTCCTGAAAATGAACCTGGAAGCTCGATTATGCCTGGCAAGGTTAACCCAACTCAGACGGAGTCAGCAACTATGGTAGCTGTAAGGGTCATGGGCAACGACACTGTAGTTGGAATGGCTGCCTCGCAGGGCAACTTTGAGCTCAATGTGTTCATGCCAGTGCTCATAGATGCATTTATAGAATCTGCTAACCTACTAGCTGATTCGCTAATTTCGCTCGAAGAAAAGTGTGTAAGAGGCATCACGGTGAATACAGATAAGATGGATGAAAATGCACACCGCTCGCTTATGGTAGCTGCTGCGCTCAATCTGTATATCGGATATGAGAATGCTGCAAAAGTTGCAAAGAAAGCTCATGCAGACAATTCGACGCTGTGCGAGGCTGGAACTTCACTTGGACTATTCACTGCCGAGGAATACGGCGAGTGGATAGATCTCATGGCGATGACAGGTGCTGAAAAGTAA
- a CDS encoding ComF family protein: MINTLLNLIYPHSLYCICCGRLIDASVPYSLCKSCSDNISWANIRTCDKCGKLLGDHNPLSICYNCREHGHSFDRGHTCTEYGMYEKEIIFNLKYKRKTYIAPIIAEIMYDRIEETGLEEYPDIIIPVPMHVTKERKRGFNQAALIAKELARLMGIEYRADIVMRCKSTGVMKRLSPEERLNNVRSAFEVYDGMRRKIFGKNIFIVDDIYTTGATVDSIARLLKAVGVSRVDVMTFAAGADMVKEAV, from the coding sequence TTGATAAATACTTTATTAAATCTAATATATCCGCACTCATTATATTGCATTTGCTGTGGGAGGCTAATCGACGCATCAGTCCCATACAGTCTCTGCAAGTCTTGTTCAGATAACATAAGCTGGGCGAACATACGGACCTGTGACAAGTGTGGCAAGCTACTCGGGGACCACAATCCTCTCTCAATTTGTTATAACTGTAGGGAACACGGACACTCCTTTGACAGAGGGCATACATGCACCGAGTACGGAATGTACGAGAAGGAGATTATATTTAACCTAAAGTATAAGCGCAAGACGTATATCGCACCGATAATAGCAGAGATTATGTATGACCGGATTGAAGAGACTGGTCTTGAGGAATATCCAGATATCATAATCCCGGTTCCCATGCATGTGACAAAGGAGCGAAAGCGAGGGTTTAATCAAGCGGCACTTATAGCCAAGGAACTGGCGAGGCTAATGGGGATAGAGTATAGAGCAGATATTGTGATGCGGTGCAAGAGCACTGGGGTGATGAAGAGGCTTTCACCCGAGGAGCGACTCAACAATGTGAGGTCGGCATTTGAGGTGTATGACGGGATGAGGCGGAAAATTTTCGGGAAAAATATATTTATAGTCGATGACATTTACACGACTGGAGCAACTGTTGATTCAATCGCAAGGCTGCTCAAGGCGGTAGGGGTTAGTCGTGTTGACGTCATGACGTTTGCGGCGGGAGCGGACATGGTAAAGGAGGCAGTATAA